The DNA window TGCAACAGGCGTGTATTTGTTACGAGTGCAAGGATTAGCAACCGTGCAGAACCTGCGTAACAGCCTGACACGGGGCGAAGAGCCAACCGAACCATTATTAAATGGATTATTAATTTTATTGGGTGGTGTTTTACTACTCACCCCTGGATTTTTAACTGATTTTTTTGCCCTATTCTGCTTAGTGCCATTTACCCGTCGCGCCCTGATTCGTTACTTAACTCGTTATTTTACCCAAGCAAATTATGTCACCACGAGTTATACCGTACATACAAACGATAACGACACTTATCAACGACAAAAACCCGCTGTTCTTGAAGGACAATTTAAGCGAGAAGATAAAAACGACTAAATAAACAGCAAGCCCGTTTTTTGCCCGCTGACATTTCCCAATTTTCGCCCGCCTCTTTATACTGCTTTTTTCTCGTGTCCTCATTGAGGACACTTTTCCCATATTTTTGCCTTACTGATTGAGCATGAATAATTTATCTTTTGATTTATTACAAACAACACAACACGGCAAAGCCAGATTGCAAGCCCTAACGGTTGCTGAACAAATCGCTTATATGCCTACCACGCTTGTCGAGTTTAATTCCGCTGGGCGGTTGCTCATTGTGGGCACGGCGGCGCAAACGTTACCCATCGCACAACGTTTAAGTACCTCACTATCCTGTCTAGTGCTGATTACTTCGGGAGAGATTGTTATCCC is part of the Beggiatoa alba B18LD genome and encodes:
- a CDS encoding FxsA family protein, which produces MLKPNLIFLLFIIVPMIEIYLLITVGNLIGIFPTIFLVIGMAATGVYLLRVQGLATVQNLRNSLTRGEEPTEPLLNGLLILLGGVLLLTPGFLTDFFALFCLVPFTRRALIRYLTRYFTQANYVTTSYTVHTNDNDTYQRQKPAVLEGQFKREDKND